A part of Haliotis asinina isolate JCU_RB_2024 chromosome 10, JCU_Hal_asi_v2, whole genome shotgun sequence genomic DNA contains:
- the LOC137298312 gene encoding uncharacterized protein has translation MAGHSPLLIALMVGNLMVFVANQFLSLFSNTREFLGIETKLYPNTIGNISDKLMLEITPSGATFSIWGAIYVWQAIWIIYALVNTCRRAPDGYVYNSPALLTVTFFSVSILNWFIVISWTFLWCWELVWAAFVFLALTAITIYTLIGLSCKALAEHSETLIKQERKKEIWLIRTLVQNGLAFYGAWCTIATLLNVATALTYGDHPKFDQSTSCTIALGILTTELVVFFISDLTILDRHTRYIFSEYIVVVIALSGSITKNWNPEKRNSIFTAILLGMAALCLVVKVVVMLWRHFRGAERQKVFVPTTESMQNGAA, from the exons ATGGCCGGACACTCGCCTTTACTCATTGCCTTGATGGTAGGCAACCTGATGGTGTTCGTGGCAAACCAGTTCCTCAGTCTATTTAGTAACACCAGGGAGTTCCTGGGGATCGAGACAA AACTCTACCCCAATACGATTGGAAATATCTCGGACAAATTGATGCTGGAGATAACACCTTCTGGTGCCACCTTCAGCATCTGGGGTGCAATCTACGTGTGGCAGGCCATTTGGATTAtttacgccctcgtcaacacctgCCGTCGCGCCCCCGATGGGTACGTCTACAACAGTCCCGCCCTCCTCACAGTGACCTTCTTCAGTGTCTCTATCCTCAACTGGTTTATTGTCATTTCCTGGACCTTTCTATGGTGCTGGGAACTAGTGTGGGCAGCCTTTGTGTTTCTGGCACTCACCGCTATTACTATATACACACTCATTGGTCTGTCGTGCAAAGCTCTTGCTGAACACTCCGAGACACTCATCAAACAAGAGCGGAAAAAGGAGATATGGCTCATCCGGACTCTTGTCCAAAACGGACTAGCATTTTACGGAGCATGGTGCACCATTGCTACTCTCCTCAACGTTGCCACGGCCCTGACCTACGGCGACCATCCCAAGTTTGATCAGAGTACTTCATGCACCATTGCATTGGGTATCCTGACCACTGAACTTGTTGTCTTTTTTATCTCAGACTTGACAATACTGGATAGACACACGAGGTATATTTTTAGCGAGTATATCGTCGTAGTTATCGCCCTTTCCGGAAGCATCACTAAGAACTGGAATCCTGAGAAGAGAAATTCCATCTTCACAGCTATACTACTGGGTATGGCTGCATTGTGTTTAGTGGTGAAAGTGGTCGTGATGTTGTGGCGTCACTTCCGTGGCGCAGAAAGACAGAAAGTGTTCGTTCCAACGACAGAATCCATGCAAAACGGAGCAGCGTAA
- the LOC137298452 gene encoding uncharacterized protein, with product MNMAHHSPLLMALAIGNLVFFIINQLFGALNTTQVREVLGIDINIFGQSMEDASNQRYLEITPSSATFSIWGAIYIWQAVWAIYALVNICRRTSDGYVYNSPTLLTATFFGVSILNWMCVITWTFVWGWGHVWVAFVFLAIIFITIYICIGLSYRALAQHNDALVKQGRTVDIWLMRMLVQNGLAFYGAWCTIATLLNLAMALTYTSHPQFDQSTSSTISLSILSIELTVFALSDWTIMDKYSRYTFSPYIVVIVALSGSMIKNWNPLKTNSIFTAALLGVSILCFLTKMVFMFWRHCRDSGTNRAELPVTAEKQSIRL from the exons ATGAATATGGCGCATCACTCCCCTCTACTGATGGCTCTCGCCATTGGCAACTTGGTGTTTTTCATCATCAATCAGCTGTTCGGTGCGCTGAATACGACCCAAGTGAGAGAAGTGCTGGGCATTGACATAA atattttcgGCCAATCAATGGAAGATGCCTCGAATCAACGGTACCTCGAGATCACGCCCTCCTCAGCCACCTTCAGCATCTGGGGCGCCATCTACATATGGCAGGCTGTCTGGGCCAtctacgccctcgtcaacattTGTCGTCGTACCTCCGATGGCTACGTCTACAACAGTCCCACCCTTCTCACTGCGACCTTCTTCGGAGTCTCCATCCTCAACTGGATGTGCGTCATCACCTGGACCTTCGTGTGGGGATGGGGACACGTGTGGGTGGCCTTCGTGTTCCTCGCCATCATCTTCATCACTATCTACATCTGCATAGGACTCTCCTACAGGGCACTGGCACAGCACAACGACGCTCTAGTGAAACAAGGGCGTACAGTGGACATCTGGCTGATGCGCATGCTGGTGCAGAATGGCCTTGCTTTCTATGGTGCATGGTGCACTATTGCTACACTCCTCAACCTTGCAATGGCTCTTACGTACACCTCCCATCCACAGTTTGACCAGAGTACTTCCTCCACTATCTCTCTCAGTATCCTGTCGATTGAACTGACAGTCTTCGCTCTCTCTGACTGGACAATTATGGACAAATACTCCCGCTATACGTTTAGTCCCTATATCGTTGTCATCGTCGCTCTTTCCGGAAGTATGATTAAGAACTGGAACCCGTTGAAGACAaactctattttcacagcggctTTACTGGGAGTGTCGATCTTATGTTTTCTCACCAAGATGGTTTTTATGTTTTGGCGGCATTGTCGGGACTCTGGTACAAACAGAGCTGAACTTCCGGTCACGGCAGAAAAGCAGAGCATTAGACTGTGA
- the LOC137298391 gene encoding uncharacterized protein gives MASHSPLLIALATGNLAFFIINQIMGALNMEGFRKWLGIDTNIFGTSVGEASNQRYIEITPSSATFSIWGAIYIWQAVWAIYALVNICRRTSDGYVYNSPTLLTATFFGVSILNWMCVITWTFVWGWGHVWVAFVFLAIVFITIYICIGLSYRALAQHNDALVKQGRTVDIWLMRMLVQNGLAFYGAWCTIATLLNLAMALTYTSHPQFDQSTSSTISLSILSIELTVFALSDWTIMDKYSRYTFSPYIVVIVALSGSMVKNWNPLKTNSIFTAALLGVSILCFLTKMVLMFWRHCRESDRNKIVLPTITEKQNIRM, from the exons ATGGCGTCGCACTCCCCACTACTTATCGCCCTTGCCACAGGCAACTTGGCGTTCTTCATCATCAATCAGATAATGGGTGCTTTGAACATGGAAGGATTCAGAAAATGGCTCGGCATTGATACCA ATATTTTCGGCACATCTGTGGGCGAGGCCTCCAATCAACGGTACATCGAGATCACGCCCTCCTCAGCCACCTTCAGCATCTGGGGCGCCATCTACATATGGCAGGCTGTCTGGGCCAtctacgccctcgtcaacattTGTCGTCGTACCTCCGATGGCTACGTCTACAACAGTCCCACCCTTCTCACTGCGACCTTCTTCGGAGTCTCCATCCTCAACTGGATGTGCGTCATCACCTGGACCTTCGTGTGGGGATGGGGACACGTGTGGGTGGCCTTCGTGTTCCTCGCCATCGTCTTCATCACTATCTACATCTGCATAGGACTCTCCTACAGGGCACTGGCACAGCACAACGACGCTCTAGTGAAACAAGGGCGTACAGTGGACATCTGGCTGATGCGCATGCTGGTGCAGAATGGCCTTGCTTTCTATGGTGCATGGTGCACTATTGCTACACTCCTCAACCTTGCAATGGCTCTTACGTACACCTCCCATCCACAGTTTGACCAGAGTACTTCCTCCACTATCTCTCTCAGTATCCTGTCGATTGAACTGACAGTCTTCGCTCTCTCTGACTGGACAATTATGGACAAATACTCCCGCTATACGTTTAGTCCCTATATCGTTGTCATCGTCGCTCTTTCCGGAAGTATGGTTAAGAACTGGAACCCGTTGAAGACAaactctattttcacagcggctTTACTGGGAGTGTCGATCTTATGTTTTCTCACCAAGATGGTTCTTATGTTTTGGCGGCATTGTCGGGAGTCAGACAGAAACAAAATTGTGCTTCCGACCATCACCGAGAAGCAGAACATTCGAATGTAA
- the LOC137299003 gene encoding uncharacterized protein — MDLLTPQRVSYSNWSILSWLILHLLLGLWQLQQERAFSRDSIELATFDIVVSTCAIYISGLSILRLCFAGVFAFVKRYGLKKVVLYLCFISGLSFVIVFGLDSGFMAMTRVLQQKFVGRIRDSVVEIHEIRPPINQRHSTNHAPFSIEEHTKYPGEDVVFECHHRQSYRGEVAPWPDQVVWEKDGKPLHSSDHINMIWTFENVTGGKDDDGHNHYKIFSKLTIIFIDETDFGNYSCKVKETAILTVFPKPKPPMCPLEEPPPCICLCLCEPPPPPKPILRITGPEPLKDHEHKTVMVFSLVQMEELTRTVYAPPGGLVSFTATYDNLGDIDDVSFHYTIGGDPFDIVCGNVLTGCSITVLLYWQFWHNGGHNDLFFTRSGSLRMRNSVTGTGWQCVCKNSYHYHEFSFFRTIYNVSSERYEIRQVKYPHRILLYPRTPDLFFYNFTNTPDPIAKEPCWIKPKKQLLHHYCENDEAGLDWIMWILTAFEIPIMSSIFLVTLVIATHTAKLTTTHLVIPVRNIILEGSFYPCKRCVKSSETLGCFHGKDSEGPKYDVFISHPDNAEVAGRQLTTILESAGNTVFIPCRDIPIGQLIIPTIVNAINRSRLFLVILTQEYIQNGFNNRCELQYIIRAASRTERLSRRLLIIICDDSFVPEPFEECPVIDWKKNDRLDENKRMLRNWSKGTPCFCDTDSCVVS; from the coding sequence ATGGACCTCCTAACGCCACAGCGCGTGTCATACAGCAACTGGAGTATCTTGTCCTGGCTGATCCTGCACCTCTTGCTGGGGCTGTGGCAGCTGCAGCAGGAGAGGGCATTTTCCCGCGACTCGATAGAACTTGCCACCTTTGACATCGTTGTGTCAACCTGTGCCATCTACATCAGCGGTTTGAGCATATTGAGGTTGTGTTTTGCCGGCGTCTTTGCTTTCGTTAAAAGATATGGCTTGAAGAAAGTTGTGCTatatttgtgctttatatctgGTTTGAGTTTCGTCATCGTGTTCGGATTAGACTCTGGTTTCATGGCCATGACCCGTGTCCTGCAGCAGAAGTTTGTAGGCAGAATCCGTGACAGTGTTGTTGAGATACATGAAATAAGACCTCCTATCAATCAGCGACACAGTACCAACCATGCCCCTTTTAGTATTGAAGAGCACACCAAATATCCCGGGGAAGACGTTGTGTTTgagtgtcatcatcgacagtCGTATAGAGGGGAAGTCGCTCCCTGGCCAGATCAAGTAGTTTGGGAGAAAGATGGCAAACCCCTGCACTCTTCAGACCACATTAACATGATCTGGACCTTCGAGAATGTCACCGGCGGCAAAGATGATGATGGACATAATCACTACAAAATTTTCTCTAAACTGACAATAATATTTATAGACGAAACTGATTTTGGAAACTATTCATGCAAAGTGAAAGAGACGGCAATACTTACTGTCTTCCCGAAACCAAAACCACCTATGTGCCCTCTGGAAGAACCCCCTCCATGCATCTGTTTGTGTCTATGTGAACCACCGCCGCCCCCAAAACCCATTCTGAGAATAACTGGTCCAGAACCCCTAAAAGATCATGAGCATAAAACTGTCATGGTTTTCAGCCTTGTCCAGATGGAAGAACTTACTCGCACTGTCTACGCACCGCCTGGTGGCTTGGTTTCCTTCACTGCCACATACGACAACCTTGGAGACATAGACGATGTGTCATTTCACTACACTATTGGTGGGGATCCATTCGACATCGTTTGTGGAAACGTGTTAACAGGGTGTTCCATAACAGTGTTGCTGTACTGGCAGTTCTGGCATAATGGAGGTCACAATGACCTATTTTTCACAAGATCAGGAAGTCTGCGTATGCGTAACTCAGTTACGGGCACAGGATGGCAATGTGTCTGTAAGAACAGTTACCACTATCACGAGTTCTCGTTTTTTCGAACAATCTATAATGTTTCATCAGAACGTTATGAGATAAGGCAAGTGAAATACCCACACAGAATCCTCCTGTATCCAAGAACACCTGACCTCTTCTTCtacaacttcacaaacacccctGACCCAATTGCCAAAGAGCCGTGTTGGATTAAACCAAAGAAACAGCTACTGCATCATTACTGCGAAAACGACGAAGCTGGCCTGGACTGGATAATGTGGATCTTAACTGCATTTGAGATACCAATAATgtcttcaatatttcttgtgACCTTGGTTATTGCTACACATACAGCCAAGCTCACGACAACCCACCTTGTGATTCCAGTACGAAATATAATATTAGAAGGATCGTTTTATCCATGCAAGAGATGTGTGAAATCCTCTGAAACCCTCGGTTGTTTTCACGGGAAAGACAGTGAAGGCCCGAAATATGACGTGTTCATATCCCATCCGGATAATGCGGAGGTGGCTGGACGTCAGTTGACGACCATCTTGGAATCTGCAGGAAATACGGTCTTTATACCATGTCGGGACATACCGATCGGCCAGCTTATAATACCCACAATTGTAAATGCCATCAATAGAAGCAGACTCTTTCTTGTAATACTGACACAGGAATACATACAAAATGGCTTCAACAATCGATGTGAATTGCAGTACATTATCCGCGCAGCTTCGAGGACAGAACGCCTGAGCAGAAGATTGTTGATAATAATTTGTGATGATTCTTTTGTGCCAGAACCGTTCGAGGAGTGTCCCGTGATTGACTGGAAGAAAAATGACAGGCTAGACGAAAACAAACGGATGTTGAGAAATTGGTCAAAAGGAACACCATGTTTCTGTGACACTGACAGTTGTGTGGTGTCATGA